One genomic segment of Clostridium saccharoperbutylacetonicum N1-4(HMT) includes these proteins:
- a CDS encoding BglG family transcription antiterminator, whose protein sequence is MNSLTPRQQFILNTVLNEETFNIKRLHKDLDISERTILREISSINKRLKKNSVTIFNDENMNLSISGKKENIEDIKKSLEIVPIPWLFSKEQRQVVIICELLVSKEPLKASYFSHKFNVVMGSISLDIDSIEERLISKNLCIIRKRSYGISIQGSEWNKRNALVELIFEFKPFEDLLAFLYDEKVDPIIKNFFNIIFGSEDIKLIKDILKDNDLGYLKGNDVKYFSLFIQLLLSIKKTKNGENIYLPNHIKENILSLEEYKKIQYLGELLQEKNIHITEDELVYLCLYLSDYKYYISNEQFVESDINYENIAKEVTEEVSKKIHVNIAEDGQLIKDLAQHFRQTFYMLNLGLKVINPLINEIKEHYTNLYSVIKNTCRLIFSRYNLKIPPEEAGYITMHIAVAIQKQQAMLGNIKVLVICPSGIGSSRILCNKIKELFSEIGIIDVVSLHDINNTIDKNNYDLILSTVPVNLKMKDNLIVISHFMTETDIDKIGNFISNFKVNNREELELFAEAEDDGVTSNEYELANTMVKNFQLKKSNSESFVDLINFIVEDIHEINIGKDKEIIRKLIFKREEKGNVVIPETSVALIHTRSDEIVRPFVGVYRINNPLSMKSVGFSEEKVDTFIVMFARNDESNYILKILGKISASLIEKKEFVKVLKSGNAIEIRDYLINIINNEEED, encoded by the coding sequence ATGAATAGTTTAACGCCGAGACAGCAATTTATATTGAACACAGTGTTAAATGAAGAAACTTTTAATATTAAGCGACTTCATAAAGATCTTGATATCAGTGAAAGAACTATTTTAAGAGAAATTTCTTCTATTAATAAAAGGTTGAAAAAAAATAGTGTGACTATATTTAATGATGAAAATATGAATTTAAGCATTTCAGGTAAAAAAGAAAATATAGAAGATATAAAGAAATCATTGGAAATAGTTCCGATTCCGTGGCTGTTTAGCAAAGAGCAAAGACAAGTAGTAATTATATGTGAATTGTTAGTTAGTAAGGAACCATTAAAGGCTTCATATTTTTCTCACAAATTTAATGTTGTAATGGGAAGCATAAGTCTAGATATAGATAGTATTGAAGAAAGGCTTATTTCTAAGAACTTATGCATTATTAGGAAGAGAAGTTATGGCATAAGTATTCAAGGATCAGAATGGAATAAAAGAAATGCATTAGTGGAATTGATTTTTGAATTTAAACCATTTGAGGATCTATTAGCATTCCTTTATGATGAAAAAGTTGATCCTATAATTAAGAATTTTTTTAATATTATTTTTGGAAGTGAAGATATTAAATTAATAAAAGATATATTAAAAGATAATGATTTAGGTTACCTTAAGGGAAATGATGTAAAGTATTTCAGTCTATTTATCCAATTATTACTATCAATAAAAAAGACAAAAAATGGAGAAAATATATATTTACCTAACCATATTAAAGAAAATATCTTATCATTAGAGGAATATAAGAAAATACAGTACTTAGGTGAATTATTACAAGAAAAAAATATACATATAACTGAAGATGAACTTGTTTATTTGTGCTTGTACTTAAGTGACTATAAATATTACATTAGTAATGAGCAATTTGTAGAATCAGACATTAATTATGAGAATATAGCTAAGGAAGTTACGGAAGAAGTATCAAAAAAAATACATGTTAATATTGCAGAGGATGGGCAATTAATAAAGGATTTGGCCCAACATTTTAGACAAACATTTTATATGTTAAATTTAGGATTAAAAGTAATAAATCCATTAATTAATGAAATAAAAGAGCATTATACAAATTTATATTCAGTTATAAAAAATACTTGTAGATTAATATTTTCTAGATATAATTTAAAAATTCCACCAGAAGAAGCGGGATATATAACCATGCATATTGCTGTTGCAATACAAAAGCAGCAAGCAATGTTAGGAAATATTAAAGTGCTTGTAATATGTCCAAGTGGTATAGGAAGCTCAAGAATCTTATGTAATAAAATAAAAGAACTTTTTAGCGAAATAGGAATTATTGATGTAGTATCACTACACGACATTAATAATACTATCGATAAAAATAATTATGATTTGATATTGTCAACAGTACCAGTAAACTTAAAGATGAAAGATAATTTAATTGTAATTTCACATTTTATGACGGAAACTGATATAGATAAGATTGGCAATTTTATATCTAATTTTAAAGTTAATAATAGAGAAGAACTAGAGCTATTTGCTGAAGCCGAAGATGATGGGGTTACAAGTAATGAATATGAATTGGCTAATACTATGGTTAAAAATTTTCAATTAAAAAAATCAAACAGTGAGTCATTTGTTGATTTGATAAATTTTATTGTAGAAGATATTCATGAAATAAATATTGGTAAAGATAAGGAAATAATAAGAAAGCTTATTTTTAAAAGAGAAGAAAAAGGGAATGTAGTTATTCCCGAAACTAGTGTAGCACTTATTCATACTAGAAGCGATGAAATAGTAAGGCCATTTGTAGGAGTATATAGGATTAACAACCCTCTTTCAATGAAAAGTGTGGGGTTTTCAGAAGAGAAGGTAGATACATTTATAGTTATGTTTGCGAGAAATGATGAAAGTAATTATATACTTAAAATTCTTGGAAAGATAAGTGCATCCTTAATAGAAAAGAAAGAATTTGTAAAGGTTTTAAAGTCAGGTAATGCTATAGAGATTAGAGATTATTTAATTAATATCATTAATAACGAGGAGGAAGATTAA
- a CDS encoding phosphate acyltransferase, which produces MQIESFQDLVKNAQSIEKKSRIAVVAAHDKHTLQSIVKAKKDNLIIPILIGNEMVIVKMLIELGEDSREYKIVHARNIDECLVIAVEMIHKHIADLLMKGKLETSTMMKVILKKENDLKKDRTMSVVGFFETEKYHKLLSVSDVAVNIYPDVERKKDILLNAVKILNLMGVENPKVALLTATENINPKMPETEHANDLKQMNKNGEIQGCIVEGPISFDLATSREATRIKGYESQVAGDADLLLMPDLVSANVLGKCLTGFAGAQTAGLLVGAKVPIILTSRSAEASDKYYSIALAAYVAQNY; this is translated from the coding sequence ATGCAGATTGAGAGTTTTCAAGATTTGGTTAAGAATGCTCAAAGTATAGAAAAGAAAAGTAGGATTGCAGTGGTGGCTGCTCATGATAAGCACACTCTACAATCTATAGTGAAAGCCAAAAAAGATAATTTAATAATTCCTATATTGATAGGAAATGAAATGGTAATTGTAAAGATGTTGATAGAATTAGGAGAAGATTCTAGAGAATATAAAATTGTACACGCAAGAAATATTGATGAATGTTTGGTTATTGCAGTTGAAATGATTCATAAACACATTGCAGATTTACTTATGAAAGGGAAACTTGAAACGTCTACTATGATGAAAGTAATCTTAAAAAAAGAGAATGATTTGAAAAAAGATAGAACTATGTCCGTAGTCGGCTTTTTTGAAACTGAGAAGTATCATAAATTGCTTTCTGTAAGTGATGTGGCAGTTAATATATATCCGGATGTGGAAAGAAAGAAGGATATTTTGTTAAATGCAGTAAAGATTTTAAATTTAATGGGAGTAGAAAATCCCAAGGTAGCTCTTTTGACAGCAACCGAAAATATAAATCCTAAGATGCCTGAAACTGAGCATGCAAATGATTTAAAGCAGATGAACAAAAATGGAGAGATACAGGGGTGCATTGTGGAAGGACCTATTTCCTTTGACTTGGCAACCAGCAGGGAAGCAACACGAATAAAGGGATACGAAAGTCAAGTTGCAGGAGATGCAGATTTATTATTGATGCCAGATCTTGTTTCTGCAAATGTATTAGGAAAATGTTTGACAGGATTTGCAGGTGCGCAGACTGCTGGTTTATTAGTTGGCGCAAAGGTTCCAATAATATTAACATCTCGTTCTGCCGAAGCTTCTGATAAATATTATTCAATTGCACTTGCTGCCTATGTTGCACAAAATTATTAA
- a CDS encoding non-oxidative hydroxyarylic acid decarboxylases subunit D has product MKCPRCDSELVSVMVKSPVGNAWEVYLCDTCKFSWRSTEGENITDPEQYDKRFKLNSEEFNKLDQIPPVPPLLKKK; this is encoded by the coding sequence ATGAAATGTCCTAGATGTGATTCGGAATTAGTAAGCGTAATGGTAAAATCACCAGTTGGTAATGCATGGGAAGTATATTTATGTGATACATGCAAATTCTCATGGAGAAGTACAGAGGGTGAAAATATAACGGACCCAGAACAATATGATAAAAGGTTCAAATTAAATTCAGAAGAATTTAATAAATTAGATCAAATTCCTCCTGTCCCACCATTGCTAAAAAAGAAATAA
- a CDS encoding aldehyde dehydrogenase, which produces MEQLGVFETATEACVAATVAQKELVLKYTLEDRDRFIGNIRKNIIGNMEMLAEMEFDETGYGRLEDKLAKNTGAVMLSQGTEAIPQNMYASDKGLTVEYYAPFGVVGAVTPVTNPVATVVGNGIANVAAGNAIVFNAHPSAKKTSARAVHLINKAVIEVGGPGNLFTMPAEPTLDSLNEIMAYPSVKLLIGTGGPGMVKTLMCSGKKVIAAGAGNPPSIIDETVDLAKAAAGIYESASFDNNLLCIAEKELFVVDTIFDEFMKRLESVGAYRVNTEEGKRLTDICVVKASGGSYAANKKYVGKCANIILKAAGIKINNDPRMVIFEAQNDDKLVHTEQMMPIIPVVRCKNFEEAVERAVAAEHDCKHSASIWSNDINRVTAFGKVINTTIFVQNGGTMAAFGIGGTGTNAPTIATPTGEGVTGPQSFVRRRRFCMAGGGNYLL; this is translated from the coding sequence ATGGAACAGTTAGGAGTATTTGAAACAGCAACAGAGGCATGCGTAGCAGCTACAGTTGCACAAAAGGAGCTAGTGCTCAAATATACACTTGAGGACAGGGATCGTTTTATAGGTAATATCCGTAAGAATATTATTGGTAACATGGAAATGCTTGCTGAGATGGAATTTGATGAGACAGGTTATGGCAGATTAGAAGATAAATTAGCAAAGAATACAGGTGCGGTTATGCTATCTCAGGGTACAGAAGCTATTCCACAAAATATGTATGCCTCTGATAAGGGACTTACAGTAGAATATTATGCACCATTTGGTGTCGTAGGTGCTGTTACACCTGTAACGAATCCTGTTGCTACAGTTGTAGGAAATGGTATTGCGAATGTCGCAGCAGGAAATGCAATTGTATTTAATGCTCATCCTTCAGCCAAGAAGACTTCAGCAAGGGCAGTACATTTAATAAACAAAGCTGTTATTGAAGTTGGTGGACCTGGTAATTTATTTACAATGCCAGCAGAACCTACTTTAGATTCACTTAATGAAATTATGGCGTATCCATCAGTTAAATTATTGATAGGAACAGGTGGGCCTGGAATGGTTAAAACTCTGATGTGTTCAGGTAAGAAGGTTATTGCGGCTGGGGCAGGTAATCCACCATCAATTATTGATGAAACAGTAGATTTAGCAAAAGCAGCAGCAGGAATTTATGAGTCAGCTTCTTTTGATAACAATCTGCTTTGCATAGCAGAAAAAGAGTTGTTTGTAGTTGATACTATATTTGATGAGTTTATGAAAAGGTTAGAATCAGTAGGAGCTTATCGCGTAAATACGGAAGAAGGAAAAAGATTAACAGATATTTGTGTTGTAAAAGCATCAGGTGGTAGTTATGCTGCGAATAAAAAGTATGTAGGTAAGTGTGCAAATATAATTTTAAAGGCGGCAGGTATAAAAATTAATAATGATCCTAGAATGGTTATTTTTGAAGCACAGAATGATGATAAATTAGTTCATACGGAGCAGATGATGCCTATTATACCTGTTGTTAGGTGTAAAAATTTTGAAGAAGCAGTTGAAAGAGCAGTTGCAGCAGAGCATGATTGCAAGCATTCTGCATCTATTTGGTCAAATGATATAAACAGAGTAACTGCTTTTGGAAAAGTTATAAATACAACTATTTTTGTTCAAAATGGAGGGACAATGGCAGCATTTGGTATTGGAGGCACTGGAACTAATGCACCGACTATTGCTACACCAACAGGTGAAGGTGTAACAGGACCCCAATCATTCGTAAGAAGAAGGAGGTTCTGCATGGCAGGTGGCGGAAATTACCTTTTATAA
- a CDS encoding LysR family transcriptional regulator: MDIRQLKYFVVIAEEGSITKAAERLFMAQPPLSRQLQTIEDKLGVTLFNRTNKKSMSLTPQGRIFLKNARRILYTMDEAITEVQEYNLQMSKKLSIGTTIYCSEIMLPVLKNFRKKYPFTIPEIHEGNISHLMDLLKNHTIDLVVSARPFNTKGYITKELELDKCVFVASKDFEWKKEHISLEEISTVPLLLLNAPDSTSLYKKIISEFEKKELKLNVSCLCHDSGLLLKMILSNFGATILPNSMVDNMLGEFMHVIPIKNNPWTTTPNLIWRSEGYISSTLGEFIKTFESQFKVN; encoded by the coding sequence ATGGATATTCGTCAGTTAAAATATTTTGTTGTAATTGCAGAAGAAGGTAGTATTACAAAAGCAGCAGAACGCTTATTTATGGCTCAGCCACCCTTATCTAGACAGCTACAAACAATAGAAGACAAACTTGGAGTCACTCTTTTTAATCGTACAAACAAAAAAAGTATGTCACTTACTCCACAAGGCAGAATTTTTTTAAAAAATGCTAGAAGAATACTTTACACAATGGATGAAGCTATTACGGAAGTACAAGAATATAATCTGCAAATGTCAAAAAAGCTATCAATTGGTACCACTATTTATTGTTCAGAAATTATGCTTCCTGTTTTAAAAAATTTCCGTAAAAAATATCCCTTCACTATTCCTGAAATTCATGAGGGGAATATATCTCATCTAATGGATTTATTAAAAAATCATACAATTGACCTAGTTGTTTCAGCACGACCTTTTAATACAAAAGGTTACATAACCAAGGAGCTGGAACTAGATAAGTGTGTCTTTGTTGCTTCTAAAGATTTCGAATGGAAAAAAGAACATATTTCTCTTGAAGAAATTTCCACCGTTCCACTTCTTCTTCTTAATGCACCAGATTCAACCAGCTTATATAAGAAAATCATAAGTGAATTCGAGAAAAAAGAACTAAAGTTAAATGTTTCATGTCTATGCCATGACTCTGGTTTACTTTTAAAAATGATTTTAAGTAATTTTGGTGCAACAATTTTGCCGAATTCAATGGTTGATAATATGTTAGGCGAATTTATGCATGTCATTCCAATTAAAAATAATCCTTGGACTACAACTCCAAATTTAATTTGGAGAAGCGAAGGATATATTTCCTCAACATTAGGAGAATTTATTAAAACTTTTGAATCTCAATTTAAAGTAAATTAG
- a CDS encoding PTS sugar transporter subunit IIA: MEKGILAKDGIVLNVKSESKDKAIERVGHLLISGGYVKDNYIEGMKARDAEVTTYMGNGVAIPHGMNEYKKEILESGIVIAQYPDGVDFGDGNTAYIVIGIAGKGDEHMEILSKIALTVQYEENVERLRNAKSSEEIIKIIEEGEM; this comes from the coding sequence ATGGAAAAAGGAATATTAGCAAAAGACGGAATAGTATTAAATGTAAAATCAGAATCTAAGGATAAGGCAATAGAAAGAGTAGGTCATCTTTTAATTAGTGGCGGATATGTTAAAGATAATTATATAGAGGGAATGAAAGCTAGAGATGCAGAAGTTACAACTTATATGGGAAATGGCGTAGCAATACCTCATGGTATGAATGAATATAAAAAAGAAATACTTGAGTCAGGAATAGTTATAGCACAATATCCTGATGGAGTAGATTTTGGTGATGGGAACACAGCATATATAGTAATTGGAATAGCTGGAAAAGGTGATGAACATATGGAAATATTATCGAAAATAGCACTAACTGTTCAATACGAAGAAAATGTTGAAAGACTTAGAAATGCAAAATCTTCAGAAGAAATAATTAAAATTATAGAAGAGGGAGAGATGTAA
- a CDS encoding PTS mannitol transporter subunit IICB: METNKSSLKGNVQRLGSFLSGMVLPNIGAFIAWGLITALFIPTGWMPNEYLGKLVGPMITFLLPLLIGFTGGKMVYGHRGGVVGAIATAGVIIGASIPMFLGAMIMGPVGGYVIKKFDKLIEDKVPTGFEMLVNNFSAGIIGGIVAILAYTCIEPVVSTFSNTLGSLATIVTNLGLLPLIDIFIEPAKILFLNNAINHGILTPLGVQQAADAGKSIFFLLEANPGPGLGILLAYSLYGKGNAKQSAPGAIIIHFLGGIHEIYFPYILMKPILILAAIAGGISADLVFVLTHAGLRAASSPGSIFAILAMTASDSYVGVIGGVAVGAIVSFLVGSLILKASKDNAEEENFDDAQAKIKDMKAESKGAKVEEAKVSLSKTDVKMIVFACDAGMGSSAMGESILKKALKDAGITGIDVKHSSVDSIPQEANVIFTQENLIERARSSANNAASIITIKNFLDRSKYDEFINTLK, translated from the coding sequence ATGGAAACTAACAAATCGTCTCTTAAAGGAAACGTACAAAGGTTAGGTAGTTTTTTAAGTGGTATGGTATTACCTAATATTGGCGCATTTATTGCTTGGGGGTTAATTACAGCTTTATTCATTCCAACAGGGTGGATGCCAAATGAATATTTGGGCAAGCTAGTAGGGCCTATGATAACGTTCTTACTACCATTACTTATTGGGTTCACAGGTGGTAAAATGGTTTACGGACATAGAGGTGGAGTTGTTGGTGCAATAGCAACAGCAGGGGTTATAATAGGTGCTTCTATTCCGATGTTCTTAGGAGCAATGATCATGGGGCCAGTTGGTGGGTACGTAATCAAAAAATTTGATAAATTAATAGAAGATAAAGTACCAACAGGTTTTGAAATGCTAGTTAACAACTTTTCAGCTGGAATCATTGGTGGAATTGTAGCAATTTTAGCCTATACATGTATTGAACCAGTAGTTTCCACATTTTCAAATACATTGGGAAGTTTGGCTACTATAGTTACTAATTTAGGGCTTTTACCATTAATAGATATATTTATAGAACCTGCTAAGATATTATTCCTAAATAATGCAATTAATCACGGAATATTAACTCCTCTTGGAGTACAACAAGCAGCGGATGCAGGTAAATCAATATTCTTCTTACTTGAAGCAAATCCAGGACCAGGTCTTGGTATACTTTTAGCTTATTCTTTATATGGAAAAGGAAATGCAAAACAATCAGCTCCAGGAGCTATAATTATTCACTTCCTTGGAGGAATACATGAAATATACTTCCCATACATTTTAATGAAACCAATATTAATATTAGCAGCAATAGCTGGTGGAATATCTGCAGATTTAGTATTTGTGTTAACTCATGCAGGGCTTAGAGCAGCATCTTCTCCAGGAAGTATATTTGCAATATTAGCTATGACAGCAAGTGATTCATATGTAGGTGTTATAGGAGGTGTTGCAGTAGGCGCAATAGTGTCTTTCTTAGTAGGTTCATTGATTCTTAAAGCATCAAAAGATAATGCAGAAGAAGAAAACTTCGATGACGCACAAGCTAAAATAAAAGATATGAAGGCAGAAAGTAAAGGTGCAAAGGTTGAAGAAGCTAAAGTCAGCTTATCAAAAACTGATGTTAAGATGATAGTTTTTGCTTGTGATGCAGGCATGGGATCTTCTGCAATGGGAGAATCTATTCTAAAGAAAGCATTAAAAGATGCTGGAATTACTGGTATTGATGTAAAGCACTCATCAGTTGATAGTATTCCGCAGGAAGCTAATGTGATATTTACTCAAGAAAACTTAATTGAGAGAGCAAGAAGTTCAGCAAATAATGCTGCTAGCATAATTACAATTAAAAATTTCTTGGATCGTTCTAAATATGATGAATTTATAAATACATTAAAATAA
- a CDS encoding non-oxidative hydroxyarylic acid decarboxylases subunit B, whose translation MNVIVSITGATGSIFGIRILEILKDIKEVKTHLILSSWGKKTLEAETNYTMEEVEQLADFIYETADLGARISSGSFQVDAMIIAPCSMKTLASIRIGLADNLVSRAADVILKERRKLILLTRETPLNTIHLENMLALSKMGTIILPPMPAFYNNPQTINDIVNHIAYRTVDQLGIILPNLKRWDGLREK comes from the coding sequence TTGAATGTTATAGTATCAATTACTGGAGCAACAGGATCAATTTTTGGAATACGTATTCTAGAAATATTAAAGGATATTAAAGAAGTAAAAACTCATCTTATATTATCAAGCTGGGGAAAAAAGACTTTGGAAGCAGAAACAAACTATACAATGGAAGAAGTGGAACAGCTTGCTGATTTTATATATGAAACAGCAGACCTTGGAGCAAGAATCTCAAGTGGATCATTTCAGGTAGATGCTATGATTATTGCACCATGCAGCATGAAAACACTTGCATCCATTCGCATTGGGCTTGCAGATAATCTTGTATCACGTGCCGCAGATGTTATTTTAAAGGAAAGAAGAAAATTAATTCTCTTAACAAGAGAAACACCTCTGAATACAATTCATTTAGAAAATATGCTTGCATTATCTAAGATGGGAACAATTATATTGCCACCAATGCCAGCATTCTATAATAATCCTCAAACAATAAATGACATAGTAAATCACATTGCATATAGAACAGTGGATCAACTTGGAATCATTCTTCCTAATTTAAAACGTTGGGATGGATTAAGAGAAAAATAG
- the buk gene encoding butyrate kinase, producing the protein MKTYVILAVNTGSTSTKIAVFENEKEVFNKNISHDIDKLKEFKQIQDQLGYRKEIVEQELKAHRISIKNIEIFVGRGGGLVPIKGGTYLVNSKLIEHASKGMSGQHPAQLASQICNIFVKKYGGRAYVVNPPDVDEFEEIARITGLYGVYRESKVHALNQKEVALRYCNTNNKKYENSKLIVCHIGGGISVTAHNNGRMVDSNDIINGDGPMTPTRAGALPITKVVRMCYSGRFTEKELYNKLTKESGLIDHLGTSDIRKIEKRIMLGDRYAKLVYNAMIYQIGKSVGAAACVLKGKVDAIILTGGIANSDYLVSKLDEYISWISKIKVIPGEFEMEALAAGALRVVRGEEEAILYTGHPIWSGVTA; encoded by the coding sequence GTGAAAACTTACGTTATTCTAGCTGTAAATACAGGATCAACATCTACAAAGATTGCTGTATTTGAGAATGAAAAAGAAGTGTTTAATAAAAATATAAGCCATGATATTGATAAATTAAAAGAATTTAAACAGATACAGGATCAATTAGGATATAGAAAAGAAATAGTTGAACAGGAACTTAAGGCTCATAGAATTTCTATAAAGAATATTGAGATTTTTGTAGGAAGAGGGGGCGGTTTGGTACCAATTAAAGGTGGGACGTATTTAGTAAATAGTAAACTTATTGAACATGCTAGCAAAGGAATGTCAGGACAGCACCCAGCACAGCTGGCATCTCAGATCTGTAATATCTTTGTAAAAAAGTATGGTGGAAGAGCTTATGTTGTAAATCCGCCCGATGTTGATGAATTTGAAGAAATCGCAAGAATTACTGGATTATATGGTGTATACAGAGAAAGTAAAGTTCATGCGCTAAATCAAAAGGAAGTTGCATTGAGATATTGTAATACAAATAATAAAAAATATGAAAATAGTAAACTTATAGTTTGTCATATTGGAGGGGGAATTTCAGTGACAGCCCACAATAATGGCAGGATGGTAGATTCTAATGATATTATTAATGGTGATGGACCTATGACGCCTACAAGAGCTGGTGCATTACCTATTACAAAGGTAGTAAGAATGTGTTATAGTGGAAGGTTTACAGAAAAAGAGCTGTACAATAAATTGACTAAAGAAAGTGGTTTGATTGATCATCTAGGAACATCAGATATTAGAAAAATTGAAAAGCGTATTATGCTAGGTGATAGATATGCAAAACTGGTATATAATGCAATGATTTATCAAATTGGGAAAAGTGTAGGAGCAGCTGCTTGTGTTTTAAAAGGAAAAGTAGATGCAATTATTTTAACCGGTGGAATAGCGAACAGTGACTATTTGGTGTCAAAGCTGGATGAATATATTAGCTGGATTTCTAAGATCAAGGTTATACCTGGAGAATTTGAAATGGAAGCGCTGGCAGCCGGGGCTCTTAGAGTAGTGCGTGGTGAGGAAGAGGCTATATTATACACAGGGCATCCTATTTGGAGTGGAGTTACTGCTTAA
- a CDS encoding non-oxidative hydroxyarylic acid decarboxylases subunit C, with the protein MAYRDLREFLELLEKEKQLVRIKDEVMPEPDLSAIGRCAPDMESAPAIFVENIKGYKSPVVLNVHGSWQNHALMLNMPKDTPVKDQFFRLKELWGKYPVKPVWVDKKNAPVKEVVIEEDINLFDVLPLFRINEFDAGFYLSKALIVTRDPNKPENYDEQNCGIYRIQVKGKDKVAIQPMPFHDIAVHLRNAEEKNERLPIAICLGNDPVLSFMASTPIAYVQSEYDFAGALKGEPIELTKTENSNLDIPARSEVILEGYIEPRVREIEGPFGEFPGSYSGARLQPIVKITKITHRKNPIFENLYLGMPWTEVDYLIALNTSIPLYDQLKRDFPEVQAVNAMYTHGIGAIVSTKSRFGGYGKAVAMRLLSTPHGMSYTKIVIVVDEFVDPFNLEQVMWALTTRVRPDKDVFKVPYAPGMLLDPSSEPAGMHTKLVIDATTPVAPDFGRDTELLGSPIGVEKWTKILRDLVKEGGNK; encoded by the coding sequence ATGGCTTACAGAGACTTAAGAGAATTTTTAGAACTATTAGAAAAAGAAAAGCAATTAGTTAGAATAAAGGATGAGGTTATGCCTGAACCAGACCTTAGTGCAATCGGGCGATGTGCCCCAGATATGGAAAGTGCACCTGCAATTTTTGTAGAAAATATTAAAGGATACAAAAGTCCTGTTGTGCTTAATGTCCACGGATCATGGCAAAACCATGCACTAATGTTGAACATGCCTAAGGATACTCCAGTCAAAGATCAATTTTTTAGGCTAAAAGAACTTTGGGGTAAGTATCCTGTGAAACCGGTCTGGGTTGATAAAAAAAATGCTCCAGTAAAGGAAGTTGTAATAGAAGAGGATATAAATCTTTTCGATGTACTTCCGTTATTTAGAATTAATGAATTTGATGCTGGATTTTATCTTTCAAAAGCACTTATAGTTACTAGAGATCCTAATAAACCTGAAAATTATGATGAGCAAAATTGCGGAATATATCGTATTCAAGTAAAAGGAAAGGATAAAGTTGCAATTCAGCCGATGCCATTCCACGATATCGCAGTTCACTTAAGAAATGCTGAAGAAAAGAATGAAAGGCTTCCAATTGCAATTTGTCTTGGGAACGATCCGGTTCTAAGCTTCATGGCTAGTACACCAATTGCATATGTACAATCAGAATATGACTTTGCAGGTGCTCTTAAAGGAGAACCGATAGAACTTACAAAAACTGAAAATAGCAACCTTGATATTCCAGCTCGTTCAGAAGTTATACTTGAAGGTTATATTGAACCAAGGGTTAGAGAAATCGAAGGACCATTCGGTGAATTCCCAGGAAGTTATTCGGGCGCACGTCTTCAACCAATTGTGAAAATAACAAAGATTACACATCGTAAAAATCCTATATTTGAAAACTTGTATCTTGGAATGCCTTGGACAGAGGTTGACTACTTAATCGCGCTTAACACAAGTATTCCTCTTTATGATCAATTAAAGAGAGACTTCCCAGAAGTACAAGCCGTAAATGCTATGTATACACATGGTATAGGTGCAATTGTATCTACAAAATCTCGTTTTGGAGGGTATGGAAAAGCTGTTGCAATGAGACTTTTATCAACTCCTCACGGAATGTCATATACAAAGATTGTTATTGTTGTAGATGAATTCGTAGATCCATTTAACTTAGAACAAGTAATGTGGGCTCTTACAACAAGAGTACGTCCAGATAAAGATGTATTCAAAGTTCCATACGCTCCAGGTATGCTACTAGATCCATCTTCAGAGCCTGCAGGAATGCATACTAAATTGGTTATTGATGCAACAACGCCAGTAGCACCTGATTTTGGAAGAGATACAGAGCTTTTAGGAAGTCCAATAGGGGTAGAAAAATGGACAAAAATTCTTAGAGATTTAGTAAAAGAAGGAGGCAACAAATAA